Genomic window (Flavobacteriales bacterium):
GGATGGACACGGATACACACGGATCAGCCTAGGGATAAAGATGCTGCTGAACACGGATGGCAATGCTGAAAATGTGAGATGGAAAGCTTCGTTTTGCGAAAGCTGAATGCTTGAACCACGGATAAACACGGATCGGCCTAAGGATAAAGATGCTGATGAACACGGATGGCAATGCTGAAATGGGAGATGGAAAGCTCCTCTTTGCTGCGGATACCGAAGCGATCATTGGTGCGGCCATGGAGGTCTTGAATGTGCTTGGTCATGGTCTGCTGGAGAAGCCTTATGAAAATGCCTTGGCCGTGGAATTCCGTCTTCGGGGCATCGGGTTCGAGCAGCAACCGCAATTCGATGTGATGTACAAGGAGGTGCGGGTGGGACTCTATGTTCCTGACCTCATCGTTCGTGGTAATATTGTCGTGGATACCAAGACGATCGACAAGATCGGTGACCACGAGAAAGGCCAGATGCTGAACTACCTTGGCCTTACCGGTTTGAGGGTGGGTCTCATTCTGAATTTCAAACGTGCCAAACTTGAATGGAAAAGAGTTGTTCTATGAGTTTATCCGTGTCGATCCGTGTCCATCCGTGGTTCAAAACGACCCGAGGTTGAAATGACCGAAGTGAAACTGATCGAATGCCCGCGTGATGCCATGCAGGGCATCCACGAATTCATCCCCACGGAAGTGAAGGTGAACTACCTCAACGGGCTGCTGCGCGTGGGCTATGATACCATTGACATCGGCAGCTTCGTAAGCCCGAAAGCCATTCCGCAGATGGCCGACACCGCCGTGGTGCTTCAGCGCATCGACCTCAGCGCCACAAAGAGCAAGCTGCTGGTGATCGTGGCGAACGAGCGCGGCGCGGAGGATGCGGTGAAACAGGAAAGCGTGCACTACTTGGGCTATCCCTTCAGCATCAGCGAGACTTTCCAGCAGCGCAACACGAACACCAGCATCGAAGGCAGTTGGGCACGCACGGCGCACATAGCGGAACTGGCGCGGAAGGCGGGGAAGGAGCTGGTGGTCTACATCAGCATGGCCTTCGGGAACCCGTACGGCGACCCGTGGAACGCGGAGGTCGCGCAGCACTGGACGGACAGGCTGGTGAACGAGCTCGGCGTGCGCATCATCGCGCTCAGCGACACCGTGGGCGTGGCCAAGCCCGAGGACATCGCAAGCATGTTCAGCGCTTTGGTGCCGGCCATGCCGGAAGTGGAGTTCGGTGCGCACCTCCATGCCCGCCCGGACAATTGGAAACCGAAGACCGATGCCGCGTGGGACGCAGGATGCCGCCGCTTCGACGGTGCGCTGAAAGGCTACGGCGGCTGCCCCATGGCTGAGGATGACCTCGTTGGCAACTTGGCGATGGAGCAGTTCGTGCGGGACCTGGAAAAGCGCGGGATCCGGACGGGACTGGATCTGGCGCAGCTGGAGCGCAGCGTGGTGGAAGCGGGAACGGTGTTCCCCTAAAGCACTCGTTCCTCAGGGTCCGCTGCGCGGGACCGCTGAGGGAACTAGTCCCATCAAGGTCTCACGGAGTGGGCCTTGATGCCGCAATGACGAGAACTCCGTCATTTGGAATCCGGATATATCGTCAATATATTTGGCGCACCAATTCATTGCGCCATGAGCCCACATCCCCATTTCGGAAGCAACCTGAAGCTGCTGCGCGCCCGCCGCGGCCGCTCACAGGAAGAGGTCGCCGTTGGCCTCGACGTGAAACGCTCCAGCTGGAGCGGGTATGAGAATGGTAGCGCGGAACCGCCCTTGGACCTACTGGTACGCATCAGCGGCTACTTCAGGGTGAGCTTGGACAAGCTGCTGAAGGATGACCTCACGCTGTTGAGCGAAAGCCAGCTCGGCATTCTGGAGCGCGGCGGCGACGTGGACCTCAGCGGGCGCCGGTTGCGCGTGCTGGCCACCACCGTGGACGCCAAAGACCGGGAGAACATCGAGCTGGTGCATGAAAAGGCCAAGGCCGGCTATGCGCTGGGCTACGCCGACCCGGAATACATCAGCGTGCTGCCGGCTTTCCAGATGCCCTTCCTCAGCCGCGACCGCAAGTACCGCACCTTCCAGATCAGCGGCGACAGCATGCCGCCCGTGAGCGAAGGCTCGTGGGTAACGGGCGAGTACGTGCAGAACTGGCAGACCATCCGCGACGGCCAGCCCTACATCATCATCACCAAGGAGGACGGCATCGTGTTCAAAGTGGTGTACAACCAACTGAAGACCACCGGCGGCCTGTTGCTCTGCAGCACCAATCCCGTCTACCAACCCTACGAGGTGCCCATCTCGGAAGTCTTCGAGGTATGGAAGTTCGTCCACTTCATCAGCCATGAGCTGCCCGAGCCGAACCTGAGCCGGGACGAGCTCGCCAGCAGCGTGATGGACCTGCGCAAGGAAGTGGGCCAACTGCGGATGACCATGGAGAAGCAGGGGAGGCTGGCGTTGTAACGAACGCTCGTAATTCCTCTTTTAGCCGCAAGCCATAAGCTACAAGCCCCAAGCTTGTGGCTTGTAGCTTATGGCTCGTAGTTCATAGCTGACGCGCTGCGGATACCTTTGGCGAAAGTCATCCAGACCAAAGATGAGATCCCTGATCCATTCCCTGCACCCCGTTCGAAGTTGGGCGCTTCTCGCCGTGATCCTCTTCGCCACCGGCTGCATCACCATCGAGGAGCACTATACCTTCAAGAAGAACGGCTCCGGCACCATGGAATACGTGATGGACATGAGCGCGATGCAGGGCATGATGGACGCTTTGGACTCCGGCGGCGGGAAAGCCAAGAAGGAGAAGGCCGACGGCCCGATCACTGGAACGGAGGAGCGTATCAAACAGCTCAAGGAACTGGAAGGGGTCAAGCGGGTGAAGCTGAAGGAAGAGGAGGATGGCTATGTGCAGCGGATCTCCTTCGCCTTCAAGGACCTGGACGCATTGAACAAGGCGCTGAACGTGCTGATGGCCGACAGCAGTGGCGTACAACAGACCTTCTTCCGCTGGGAGGGGAACACGTTGGTGCGGACGAACAACCAATACGCCGAGAAGATGGGTAGTGACATGACCGGCGGGACGGACTCCACCGACCTCACCAGTATGTTGGAAAGCATGAAATACAGGTACAGTTTCAAATTTCCGGATGCGATCCGCGACATCACCTTGGCCGACGGGGTGACGCGGGAAGACCCGAAGCCGAAGCAGGTGAACCTCTCCACCGACTGGTCCGTGATCATGAAGGACCCCAAGGCGCTGGACCTGCGCATCACCTTGGACAAGTAAGGGCAGGACATGGAAGAGCATTTGCTGGAGCGCGCCATCCGCCTGGCGGCGAAGGTCCACAAGGGCCAGAAGGACCGGGCGCAAAAACCGTACATCCTGCACGTGCTGCGGGTGATGATGCGCGGTACCGACATGGAGGAACAACTGTTGGGCGCACTGCACGATCTGCTGGAGCGCTCCGACCTCACCACCGCCGATCTGGAACTGAAGGGCTTTCCGCCCCGCGTGCTCACGGCCTTGGAGCATATTTCCAGGCGGAAGGAAGAGGACTACATCGGCTATATCGACCGGGTGGCGAAGAACGGATTGGCCACGCGGGTGAAGCTCCACGACCTCTCGGACAAGATGGACATCCGCCACCTGAGCGTGCTCGACCAGTCCGATATCAAACGCTACAACCGGCAATTGGCCGCCTACCACAAGCTGCGGAAACTGGCCGAAGAGGCACGTTCCGAGGACGGCCAAGGCAACGGGCGGAAAACACCGTCGACTTGAGGCCTTGGGCCTTGCGGCTATATTCGCGATCCGAAAATCATTGATCATGCGTCATTTCCTTCTCGCCTTTTTGGCACTTCCCCTCCTTTTCTCCTGCAGCGGCTCCGGTGACGGGTCCACGGATGCGAACAAGAACGATACGCTGGCCGCGGATTCCTTCAAATGGGAGGCGGACCAGTTCGGCGACACGCGCGTGCTGCGCTACCAAGTGCCGGGTTGGGAACAATTGAGCCTGCAGCAAAAGACACTTGCCTACTACCTCACCATGGCCGGCCTCAGCGGCCGCGACATCATGTGGGATCAGAACTACAGTCGGAACCTGGAAGTGCGCAAAGCATTGGAATCCATCCTGAAGAACTACAAAGGCGAGCGCTCCGGCACGGACTGGGATAAGTTCATGCTGTATGCCAAGCAGGTGTTCTTCAGCAACGGCATCCACCATCACTACGGCATGGAAAAGTTCGTGCCCGAATTCCCGCGCACATACCTGGACAGCCTTGTCGCAGAAAGCGGCGCGACCCTTTCCAAGGAAACGGCCGACATCCTCTTCGACCCTTCCATCGACATCAAGAAGGTGAGTTTGGACAAGGACAAGGACGTCGTGTTGGCCTCTGCCGTGAACTTTTACGGGGACGACATCAACGCCAATGAAGTGGAGGCTTTCTATGCCGCCAAGGAGGTGGAGGGCGACAGCACCCCGGTGAGTTTTGGCATCAACAGCAAGTTGGTGCGCGGCACCGACGGCAAGCTGATGGAAAAAACTTGGAAGATCGGCGGCATGTACGGCGCCGCGCTCACCGAGATGAACAAGTGGCTGGGCAAAGCGAAGGAAGTGGCGGAGAACCCGCAGCAGGCCAAGGCCATCGGCCTGTTGATGGACTACTACAACACCGGCGACCTGAAGACCTGGGATGATTTCAATGTGGCCTGGGCGAAGGACACCACCGGCACGGTGGACTTCATCAACGGCTTCGTGGAAGTGTACAACGATCCTTTGGGCAAGCGTGGTTCCTTCGAAAGCATCGTGGAGGTCACGGACCCCATCGCCACCAAGAACATGGTCGTGATCCAACAAAATGCGCAATGGTTCGAGGACAACTCGCCGCTGCTTCCCCAGCATAAGAAGAAGAACGTGGTGGGCATCACCTACCGATTCATCAACACCTGTGGCGAGGCCGGGGATGCGGCGCCCAGTACGCCGATCGGTGTGAACCTGCCCAACGCGGACTGGATCCGCAAGGACGTGGGCAGCAAGAGCGTAAGCCTCGGCAACATCATCGATGCGTACGACCTCAGCTCCGGGGCCAGTTCCTTGAAAGAGTTCTGCTACGATACCGCTGAAGTGGCCCGTGCGGAGAAGTACGGCTCGGTCGCGGGGAAAGTGCATACCGCACTGCACGAAGTGATCGGTCACGCCAGCGGCCAGATCGAGCCGGGCATCTCCGGCCCGGACGTTACGCTGAAGACCTACGCCAGCACTTTGGAAGAAGGCCGCGCTGACTTGGTGGCATTGTACTATATGCAAGATCCAAAGCTGGTGGAATGGGGCGTAATGCCATCGCTGGACGCGGGCAAGGCTGAATACGACAGCTACATCCGCAATGGCTTGATGGTGCAGATGCGCCGCCTGAAGCTTGGCAACCAAGTGGAGGAGGCGCACATGCGCAACCGCCAATGGGTAAGCGCCTGGGCGTATGAAAAGGGCCTGCCGGACAGCGTGATCGTGAAAGTGGTGCGCGACGGCAAGACCTACTTCCATATCCGCGACTACGCAAAGCTGCGCACCATCTTCGGTGACCTGCTGCGCGAAGTGCAGCGCATCAAGAGCCAAGGCGACTACAAAGCCGGGCACGATCTGGTGGAGGACTATGGCGTGAAAGTGGACGCGGCGCTGCATGCCGAAGTGCTGAAGCGCGCGGAGAACATCAAGACCGCACCGTATTCCGGCTTCATCCAGCCGCGCTTGGTGCCTGTGGAGGACGCCAGCGGCAAGATCACTGACGTGAAGGTGGAATACCCGGATAACTTCATCGACCAAATGCTGGAATACGGCGAGAAGTACAGCTTCCTGCCCGTAACGAATTGATCGAAGGGGCCTTGTCCCGGTCGGGATCACGACTATATTTGCGGCCCCTTGGGAAAATTGGACTCCTTACCGGAGTGGCGGAATTGGTAGACGCGCACGTTTCAGGGGCGTGTAACCGTAAGGTTGTAAGGGTTCGAGTCCCTTCTTCGGTACAGACAGAGCGGCACGGGCCGCTCTGTTGGTTTTAGGCCCCCGCACGCGTCGCAGCAAAAGTGCCGATCAGCCCTTTTAGCCTCCCCTGCCCGCGGAAGTCATCGTTCCGTCCGATCGCGGTTATCTTTGATCGGAACGTGATGTCCGTAAAGAAATTCCACAGCCGACGCTCCTATCGAAGGATGATCCTATGGGGTGGCATCTGTTTGTTCTTGGTCATGCTCGGCCTTTTAGCCATGAACATGACCGGCTCCACCGTCCTGTTGTTCCTTGTTGCCGTGATGGTGGCATCCGGGGTGATCGTATTTGCCAGACAGGGCAAGAAGGATGTCATCGAGTATGAGCTGGGCGTGGATACCTTATTGCTTAGGCGCGGCGTGCAGGAAGAACGGTTGCCTTTGGAACATGTGATCGACGCCAATCTGATCGATCTGGTGAGCGCCAAGGACTACGTCCAACAACACGGAAGTACCGACGTTGAAGCGGGCCAAGGCCGGAGGGGCGGCCCGCACCGCACCTCCACGCACTATTGCGGGGTGCCCATTGCCACGGGGCGCCTGAGCGCCGTCGTGGCCGGGCTTAGCAGCTTGAGCACGTACAACTTCGGGAAGAGCTTGGTCCTGCTGCGGATCCGGGACGGTGGTGTGAGGTTGCTCTCGCCGAAATACAGTGAACGGATGGTCATGGCCATCGGCAAGGCGAAGCGGGGCGGTAACTAGCGTCCCGGAATGGGTGGAACTCCCGCACCTACTGCAGCCGGATACGCTGGCCCACGCGCAGCGTGCTTCGCGAACTGATCCGGTTGATCCGGCAAAGACCGGCCACCGTTACACCGGTCTTGCGCGAGATGCCGTAGAGCGTATCGCCGCGCCGCACACGATAGGAGCTGCTGCCCGCCGAGGCCGTGATGTTGAAGGTGGTGGGCGTAATGGTGAGGCTATCACTGTGCAGCGTGCCCATTTCGAGGTTGAAGACCTTTTGTGGATCGATCGGATGGCCCAAGTAGCGCGTCTCGAAGTGGAGGTGGCTCCCGGTGGACCTTCCCGTGGAACCGCCCAGGCCGATCTCCTCTCCCGCTTCCACATGATCGCCCACATCCACCAAGCGCTTGCTCATGTGGCCGTATAGTGTTTCCAGTCCGTTGGCATGGCGCACCACCACCACATTGCCAAAGTCGCGATGATAGCGGGATATGCGCACCATCCCCGGGAAGGCGGCCATAACGGGGTCGCCCACTTGAAGCTTGATGTCCGTGCCGTAATGGTGGCGGCCGCGGCGGATGCCGAACGGAGAGGTGATACGCCCACAGATCGGCATCTCATGATCGCACGGTGCATAGGCCAAGCGCAGGGCAACGGTGTCCGTGATGGCTGGCCCTCGTTCGAAGATCTGGTCGGTGTTCCAGTCCCCGTAGGTCTCATAGGCCGGAATGTGGTAGGCGGAGTCGGCCGAGGTCCAGAGGTCCGGCGTGGGCGCCTCGTCCACGATGGGGCCGTCACCGGTCTCCACGTAGGTCTCGGGGTCCTCCGGCCCGCCAATGGCGCTGGGATCATCCTGCGCGACGGCGGACGCATGCATCGCGGCGAAGACCACCAAGAGCAGGGCGGAGATCGTCGTTTTTCCGTTCATGGAGCGCAAATCTATCAGCACAGGCCAAGCGTTCGACCCCGGATGCCCTTTACATAGCTGACAACGCCATGTGTGCGACCGGGTAACTGCGAAGATTCCCTTTATCCATGCGCAGGTGCGGTGCATCCACCATCTTTGCGCCCCCCGGTTAATGATCGTTAATCATGAAACACAGCCCCACCGCCTTCCTCCTTGCATTGACCTTGCTCATCTCCGCTTGCGGGTCACCCACGGAAGAGGCGCAACACGACACGTTGGGCGTTGACAGTGCCCGGATGGATGCGCGTGTGCGGCCTTCCATCTATGTGCCGGTGAAGCTTAACACGGACCTGAGCGTGCTCAATGCGACCGACCGGCAATTGCTTCCATTGTTCATCAGCGTGGCGGACATCATGGACAGTCTCTTCTGGCAAGAGGCCTGGGGACGGCCGGACAGCATCCCGATGAAGCATCCGGATATCGATGCCAAGGCGTTCTTCACCATGAACTACGGTCCATGGGACCGGCTGGCGGGCGACAGGCCCTTTATCGACGGCGTGGGGGAGAAGCCCAAGGGGGCGCGCTTCTATCCCAAGGACATGACCGCAGAGGAGTTCGATGCATGGGGCGACAGCGCGAAGCAAAGCCAATACACCGTGGTGCGGCGGGACGGACAGGGAAAACTCGTCGCCATCCCCTATCATGAATTTTTCGAAGGGGCGGCGGGCCGCGCTGCCCACCTGCTCGACAGTGCGGCGGCGATCGCCAAAGACGCGGGCCAGAAGAAATACCTGAGCGCCCGGGCCGAGGCGCTGCGCACGGACAATTACGACCCGAGCGACATCGCGTGGCTGGACATGCGCCATAACACCATTGACCTGATCGCGGGACCCATCGAGACCTATGAGGACCAGCTCTATGGGTACAAGGCCGCGCATGAAGCGTACGTGCTTGTGAAGGACAGCGCATGGACCGCCCGGCTCGATCGTTTCGCCAAACTGCTTCCCGGCCTGCAGCGCGGCCTGCCCGTGCCCGATGCATACA
Coding sequences:
- a CDS encoding peptidoglycan DD-metalloendopeptidase family protein; its protein translation is MNGKTTISALLLVVFAAMHASAVAQDDPSAIGGPEDPETYVETGDGPIVDEAPTPDLWTSADSAYHIPAYETYGDWNTDQIFERGPAITDTVALRLAYAPCDHEMPICGRITSPFGIRRGRHHYGTDIKLQVGDPVMAAFPGMVRISRYHRDFGNVVVVRHANGLETLYGHMSKRLVDVGDHVEAGEEIGLGGSTGRSTGSHLHFETRYLGHPIDPQKVFNLEMGTLHSDSLTITPTTFNITASAGSSSYRVRRGDTLYGISRKTGVTVAGLCRINRISSRSTLRVGQRIRLQ
- a CDS encoding Zn-dependent hydrolase yields the protein MKHSPTAFLLALTLLISACGSPTEEAQHDTLGVDSARMDARVRPSIYVPVKLNTDLSVLNATDRQLLPLFISVADIMDSLFWQEAWGRPDSIPMKHPDIDAKAFFTMNYGPWDRLAGDRPFIDGVGEKPKGARFYPKDMTAEEFDAWGDSAKQSQYTVVRRDGQGKLVAIPYHEFFEGAAGRAAHLLDSAAAIAKDAGQKKYLSARAEALRTDNYDPSDIAWLDMRHNTIDLIAGPIETYEDQLYGYKAAHEAYVLVKDSAWTARLDRFAKLLPGLQRGLPVPDAYKREKPGSDAQLGAYDVVFYAGDANAGGKTIAVNLPNDEAIQLKKGTRRLQLKNAMKAKFDQIVVPIADMLMAEDQRKHITFDAFFQNVMFHEVAHGLGIKNTVNGKGSVRDALLDEAGALEEGKADILGLYMVEQLRGKGEITDGEVMDNYVTFMASVFRSVRFGASDAHGRANMLRFNYFMNAGALQRDEAMGTYRVDAEKMHKAIADLSDLILKLQGDGDLKGVRTLMEKEGSIKPRLQNDLDRLKAAHIPVDVVFEQGLDVLGLGPAR
- a CDS encoding dihydrofolate reductase translates to MRHFLLAFLALPLLFSCSGSGDGSTDANKNDTLAADSFKWEADQFGDTRVLRYQVPGWEQLSLQQKTLAYYLTMAGLSGRDIMWDQNYSRNLEVRKALESILKNYKGERSGTDWDKFMLYAKQVFFSNGIHHHYGMEKFVPEFPRTYLDSLVAESGATLSKETADILFDPSIDIKKVSLDKDKDVVLASAVNFYGDDINANEVEAFYAAKEVEGDSTPVSFGINSKLVRGTDGKLMEKTWKIGGMYGAALTEMNKWLGKAKEVAENPQQAKAIGLLMDYYNTGDLKTWDDFNVAWAKDTTGTVDFINGFVEVYNDPLGKRGSFESIVEVTDPIATKNMVVIQQNAQWFEDNSPLLPQHKKKNVVGITYRFINTCGEAGDAAPSTPIGVNLPNADWIRKDVGSKSVSLGNIIDAYDLSSGASSLKEFCYDTAEVARAEKYGSVAGKVHTALHEVIGHASGQIEPGISGPDVTLKTYASTLEEGRADLVALYYMQDPKLVEWGVMPSLDAGKAEYDSYIRNGLMVQMRRLKLGNQVEEAHMRNRQWVSAWAYEKGLPDSVIVKVVRDGKTYFHIRDYAKLRTIFGDLLREVQRIKSQGDYKAGHDLVEDYGVKVDAALHAEVLKRAENIKTAPYSGFIQPRLVPVEDASGKITDVKVEYPDNFIDQMLEYGEKYSFLPVTN
- a CDS encoding GxxExxY protein, with product MGDGKLLFAADTEAIIGAAMEVLNVLGHGLLEKPYENALAVEFRLRGIGFEQQPQFDVMYKEVRVGLYVPDLIVRGNIVVDTKTIDKIGDHEKGQMLNYLGLTGLRVGLILNFKRAKLEWKRVVL
- a CDS encoding LexA family transcriptional regulator, encoding MSPHPHFGSNLKLLRARRGRSQEEVAVGLDVKRSSWSGYENGSAEPPLDLLVRISGYFRVSLDKLLKDDLTLLSESQLGILERGGDVDLSGRRLRVLATTVDAKDRENIELVHEKAKAGYALGYADPEYISVLPAFQMPFLSRDRKYRTFQISGDSMPPVSEGSWVTGEYVQNWQTIRDGQPYIIITKEDGIVFKVVYNQLKTTGGLLLCSTNPVYQPYEVPISEVFEVWKFVHFISHELPEPNLSRDELASSVMDLRKEVGQLRMTMEKQGRLAL
- a CDS encoding hydroxymethylglutaryl-CoA lyase — its product is MTEVKLIECPRDAMQGIHEFIPTEVKVNYLNGLLRVGYDTIDIGSFVSPKAIPQMADTAVVLQRIDLSATKSKLLVIVANERGAEDAVKQESVHYLGYPFSISETFQQRNTNTSIEGSWARTAHIAELARKAGKELVVYISMAFGNPYGDPWNAEVAQHWTDRLVNELGVRIIALSDTVGVAKPEDIASMFSALVPAMPEVEFGAHLHARPDNWKPKTDAAWDAGCRRFDGALKGYGGCPMAEDDLVGNLAMEQFVRDLEKRGIRTGLDLAQLERSVVEAGTVFP